DNA sequence from the Nicotiana tomentosiformis chromosome 3, ASM39032v3, whole genome shotgun sequence genome:
tccaattgggcaaaaatttccctttggcttcatcttgatgcgggaagatccgtttTAGCACCAGCTGCCCTggtgtgaattgtctaggcctaacccttttgttgaaagctctagatattctgttctggtaaagttgaccgtgacatactgcattcattctttttccgTCAACGAGAGCCAGTTACTCATAACGACTTCGTATCCATTCTGtatcactgagttcagcctcttgtatgactcgcaaagaaggaatttctacttcggcgggaatgacggcttcagtgccatagaccagcaaatagggagttgccccagtGGATGTGCGAATCGTGGTATGATATCCAAGtagggcaaatggtaacttctcgttccattgtttgtgattatctaccatctttcttaatatcttcttgatgttcttattggcggcttccacaggtatgctgtggaattcttatgcttgatcctAAAGGTTTTgcacatggatttcatcaaatcactgttaaggttggcggcATTGTCAATGATGATTGATTCTGGTGACCCGAATCGACAGATAATACGATCCCTAACGAAATCCGCGATGACCTTtttagttacagccttgtaagatgcggcttcaacccattttgtaaaataatctatgaccactagaatgaacctgtgcccatttgaagcggcgtgttcgattggaccgatgacatccatcccctaagcggagaaaggccaaggtgcacttattgcattgagttcattgggtggcactagtatcatatctgcatgtatttggcactgatgacacCTTTGAACATACCTAATGCAGtccgtttccatagtcatccaaaaatatccttctcttaatatcttcttgactAAAATAAAACtgttcatgtgtggtccgcaagctCCGGCATatatctcttcgagcagtttggaagcttccttggcgtcaacacaTCATAATAATCCTAGGcctggagtccttctgtatagAATTcttccactttggaagaaatggttggacattCTTCGGAGTGTGCGTTTCTGGCACTCTCCTTctgccaagtattctttgatgtcatgaaaccatggattcccatcagtttcttcttcaacatgagcataataagctggctgattatggaTTTCTACTggaataggatcgatgaaattcttgtctgggtgttgtatcatggaagatagagtggccaacgcatctgcgaactcattctggattctcggaacatgtttgaactctatttttgtgaacctcttcatcaactcttgtacgtggtacaaatatggcaatattttggtattctttgtagcccattctcctagaacctgatgtaccaaaaggtctgaatctccaattaccagcaattcctaaacgttcatgtcaatgtccaacttgagccccaagatgcaggcctcatattctgccatattgttggtacatggaaacctgagCTTTGCGGATATTGGATAGTGTTGACCTATTTCTGACACTAAAACTGCTCCAattcctactcctttgaagtttgcagctcTATCAAAGAATATTCTCCAACCGTCATAggtttcggtgatatcttctcctacgaatgatacctcttcatcgggaaaatatgttttcagtggttcgtattctccacccacaggattttctgccagatgatctgccaatgcttgcCCCTTGACCGCCTTTtgagttacataaatgatgtcgaattcactcagtagtatctgccattttgccaactttcccgtaggcatgggtttttgGAAGATGTATTTTAATGGATCCATTCTcaatatgagatatgtggtgtaggcacagaagtagcgcctcaacttctgagctatccacGTCAAAGCGCAGCAAGTGCGCTCTAGCAAAGAATACCATGCttcatagggtgtgaacttcttacttatgtagtatatggcatgttcctttcttcccgtctcgtcgtgttgtcccaagacagcCGAAATCCCCATCCAGTAAAGATAAATAGAGTAGAAGATTTCTCCCAagttctggtgggaccagaacaggtggtttggataaatattccttgatcttgtcaaaggctttctggcattcttcagtccaacttgtcgCAGCAtctttctttaacattttgaaaatcggttcacaaatcatagttgattgtgctatgaaacggctgatgtaattgagacgccccAATAAAcgcatcacatctttcttgttctttggaggtggaaaatcttggatagccttgacctttgacgggtctagctcaattcctcgacCACTGATGATGAACCCTAGCAGCTTTCCACGGGGACCCCAAAGGCACACTTTGCGGGGTTCAGTTTCAGGTTGTACCTTCGAAGTCGATCAAAGAATTTACTCAAATCTGCTATATGATCTGTGCttcttttggatttgatgatgacgtcatccacatacacctctatctccttgtgtatcatgtcgtgaaaaatggttgtcatggccctcatataagtggctcctgcattctttaggccaaacggcatcattttgtAGCAATACACTCCCTACAGTgtaataaaggctgtcttttcggcatcctcttcatccatccagatctgatgatatcccgtgaAGCAATCCACAGAGGAttagagttcatgcttggcatagTTGTCGATCACTATGTGTATATTAGGAaatgggaaatcatctttgggacttgctctatttaagtcccgatagtcgacacacactctgacctttccatctttctttggaactggcacaatgttagccaaccaggtcggatattcaaccactctgagaaccttggctttgatctacttggtgacttcctcctttattttcagactcatatctggcttgaattttctgagcttctgctttacaggcggacacatagggttggtaggtagtttatgagccactatggacgtgctcaaaccggtcatatcatcatagaaccatgcaaagatatcctcatactccttcaagaacTGGACGTACTCTGccttctctgatggtgataggtgaatgcttacacatgtttccttgactgttttggagtctcccaaattaaatgtttcagtctcatccaaattggacttaggcttgttttcaaagttttccacttctctgacagtttcctcgggtattatatactcttccagatcctctgaattattatccttatgttgcgttgtctcattacacgTCACAGTCGcaagttcatcgggataggtaataataatgctgtagagaaaaaacgtaaagaataataataaatactaaaaataaaaatgcattagataaattttgaaaacgtcaaacaggtacggctcgatgaccagagcaattatttcaaaacaaaacatgcttaaaacaaaatactgaaaatgtcttaaatgctcataaaaattgcttttaaaataaatgatgctaattgccaggctacccaggaactcgacgggcccttgatggtgcagcagtccagttcttgagaatagctcccttctctatggtctgaataatgaggccttcctcttcctcctcctcaactatcgcactgcaatctatgtcttcatcatccagaaacaggttccttataccagctagaacttcatcttcatcggactcccacatcatgtcatcttgatgaaatgactgcctcaaatgtggtactggttgctctagagggtaataaggaccacgctaTGGTGGcaaccaattctgatactcgtgccatgtgtattcatacccaagcccaaaagttgtgccgtgacgctttagctgtattggtttggtgatccccttgagattcttaccgagaccttTGCCAGGTTCATatcctgtccatgccaatatgccttctattttactgctccaccatttgtccttttcaattgcgttgacgcgctcgatgcgatggtatgtttctccccCCAACTTCCTGCAATTCTCAATGACCGGAACAGTTtgattggtgtaaatgggattactcccgtccccatggatgatcacttcctgatggttccactcaaacttcatgacctgatgtagagtaAAAGCTACGGCTCCAGCGGCGTGTATCCAAGGTCATTCCAACAATAGGTTATAGGTAGCAGATACGTCCAACACTTGaaattcaacatcaaaccaggttgggcccatctgtaggctgaggttggtctccccaattgtggccctttgagacccatcaaatgctttcacattcatacttcttGCTTGTATCTCATGCAGATCATTACCCAACTTTTCAAAGTAGTTAGTGGATAGATGTAGAGACtagaacccccatctatcaggactctggcaatgaacttgtcttcaaactgcactgtgatatgcagtgccctgttgttACTTAATCCTTCTGGTGGCagttcgtcttcatgaaaagtgatcttgtggctttccaacacttgccctaccatgttggccatctctccagTGGTGATGTTGTTGGGTATATAGGCTTcgttcaacaccttcatcagggcattcctatgtgccttgaagttttgcagcagtgataaaatggatatttgagcaggggttttgttcagatgatcaaccacagaatatttccttgcttgcacctttctccaaaggtcatccGGGCCAGTCTCAATGACATGTGATTTAGATGCAATTTCTTTGCTCGTTCCTCCTAAATGCTCGGGGtgtataaaccctaccagttctgatcatgccttgcgctgcacctgtttcttccatttttgcttttccttttcttctttcttccgcaacataatcccatggtatagcattagacttataatACGGCGTtggtgctaccatcacggtgaagggcgttgttacttcaacctcaaacggagttggtgtagctacctcaacttcaattggtgcctgagtctgttccatgataggtgtgagagtgattggagatgtttcagaattatcctgttctcgaatgagtccaattgactcctctgagtcccattctttaTCGGTATCTATCACGTTTACCCCTCCGCCCCtgtgatctgggagaggattgttacggacattgggtgcaacctcctttgcctgtatgactttggtgtcaattaatgtctgaatcttatccttcaaagtacgacactcatcaatagtatgacccttcatgccagaatgataggcacatgtcttatttggattaatCCACTGGGAAGAGTTTTCCAAAGCAACAACgagaatgggagtgatataatcggcaaccttcagtctctcgtatagttggtctatgggttcagcaattggggtgtactATCTGGGTGGTCtacggtcgaaatttggtctaggtttttggtagttttagtgggctggtggtgagtggtagtatgttggttgggtgttataggtatggtaagtggcggcaggttgttggtatctgggaggtgaaggctgatatgtgggt
Encoded proteins:
- the LOC138907577 gene encoding uncharacterized protein, with product MDPLKYIFQKPMPTGKLAKWQILLSEFDIIYVTQKAVKGQALADHLAENPVGGEYEPLKTYFPDEEVSFVGEDITETYDGWRIFFDRAANFKGVGIGAVLVSEIGQHYPISAKLSIPVEAANKNIKKILRKMVDNHKQWNEKLPFALLGYHTTIRTSTGATPYLLVYGTEAVIPAEVEIPSLRVIQEAELSDTEWIRSRYE